The following proteins are encoded in a genomic region of Phycisphaera sp.:
- a CDS encoding sulfotransferase domain-containing protein yields MLPTFLIIGAQKSGTTTLYRDLLTQPGVYFPFHKEPTALAHDKVLTPEGLAEYESLFANAKATDARGDASTGYAKIPRFTNVPERAHKVLGPDITLLYILREPVSRIVSHHHHEITNKPGPATVDEFIDADHTAIPFSRYAFQAKAWLEYYPVGRLNVLLLEEYVKDRRAAIQLLAPKLGFASEPDRVDPQSKFNTARGRSSDRGLAMRIRRTRPYQRLRPMLPVATRDRLRRMLTPKAPPPPPPPSEACVDRLLGELEDDQRELADILGRPYPLWDPDGVRDRYEKLRLASQ; encoded by the coding sequence ATGCTTCCAACGTTCCTCATCATTGGTGCTCAGAAGAGCGGCACCACCACGCTCTACCGCGACCTGCTGACGCAGCCGGGTGTGTACTTTCCTTTCCACAAGGAGCCGACCGCTCTGGCGCACGATAAGGTACTGACGCCCGAAGGGCTGGCAGAGTACGAGAGCCTCTTTGCCAATGCCAAGGCGACCGATGCTCGCGGCGATGCGTCGACGGGCTACGCCAAGATTCCACGATTCACGAATGTCCCCGAGCGAGCCCACAAGGTGCTCGGCCCCGACATCACGCTCCTCTACATCTTGCGCGAGCCGGTGAGCCGGATCGTGAGCCATCATCACCATGAGATCACGAACAAGCCCGGTCCTGCCACGGTCGACGAGTTCATCGATGCCGACCATACGGCGATCCCCTTCAGTCGATACGCCTTCCAGGCAAAGGCATGGCTCGAGTACTATCCGGTTGGCCGCCTGAACGTGCTGCTCTTGGAAGAATACGTGAAGGACCGCCGGGCCGCAATCCAGCTGCTCGCGCCGAAGCTCGGTTTTGCGTCCGAGCCAGACAGGGTCGACCCACAATCGAAGTTCAACACGGCCCGGGGGCGCTCTTCGGACCGCGGTCTAGCGATGCGTATCCGCCGGACTCGGCCCTACCAACGGCTGCGACCGATGCTGCCCGTCGCAACGCGCGACCGACTACGCCGGATGCTCACTCCCAAGGCTCCGCCCCCTCCGCCCCCGCCGTCTGAAGCTTGCGTCGACAGGCTTCTGGGCGAACTCGAAGATGACCAGCGCGAGCTGGCCGACATCCTTGGACGGCCATACCCACTGTGGGATCCGGACGGGGTTCGTGACCGCTACGAGAAGCTGAGGCTGGCGTCCCAGTGA